From Nitrospirota bacterium, one genomic window encodes:
- the atpG gene encoding ATP synthase F1 subunit gamma: MPSLQSLRRKIAAFKNTQKITKAMKMVAAAKLKRSQDRILAARPYALKMRAVVSNLSQRVNRSSHPLLQKREGKKVEVLVITSDRGLCGGFNGNIARKTSEFVRECETRGLQVNLSIVGRKGRDYFRRRTWPIRQEWTGIFDKLTFEHAIDIGGDLTDHFVKGTFDELYIVYNEFKSAIQQRVIVEKLFPVDTAAEFGTAQAEGTTGGSYFYEPDESELLNVFIPKHFQIQTFRILLESAAAEHGARMAAMDGATRNAGQLIKKVTLHYNKTRQTAITKELMDIVGGAEALK; encoded by the coding sequence ATGCCGAGTTTACAGAGTCTGCGCCGTAAAATTGCGGCGTTTAAGAATACGCAGAAGATTACCAAGGCCATGAAGATGGTGGCCGCGGCGAAGCTGAAACGTTCACAGGATCGCATCTTGGCGGCGCGGCCCTATGCGCTGAAGATGAGGGCCGTGGTCAGCAACTTAAGCCAGCGCGTGAATCGATCCTCCCATCCCCTGCTGCAAAAACGTGAAGGCAAGAAGGTCGAAGTACTGGTCATCACGAGTGACCGCGGATTGTGCGGCGGTTTCAACGGCAATATTGCGAGAAAAACTTCCGAGTTCGTACGGGAATGTGAAACCCGTGGGTTGCAAGTGAATTTAAGCATCGTCGGACGTAAGGGCCGCGACTATTTCCGGCGTCGCACCTGGCCCATCCGGCAGGAATGGACCGGCATCTTCGATAAGCTCACGTTCGAACATGCCATCGACATCGGCGGCGACCTCACCGACCACTTCGTCAAGGGCACGTTCGACGAACTCTACATCGTCTACAACGAATTTAAATCGGCCATTCAACAGCGCGTGATAGTGGAAAAATTATTCCCGGTCGATACCGCAGCCGAGTTTGGGACAGCACAAGCGGAAGGCACGACCGGCGGCAGCTATTTCTATGAGCCCGATGAATCCGAGCTGTTGAACGTCTTTATTCCGAAACATTTCCAGATACAAACGTTTCGTATCCTCTTGGAATCTGCCGCGGCGGAGCATGGCGCCCGTATGGCGGCGATGGACGGTGCGACTCGGAACGCAGGCCAGTTGATCAAGAAAGTGACCTTGCATTACAACAAGACTCGTCAGACCGCCATTACCAAAGAATTGATGGATATCGTCGGCGGTGCCGAAGCGCTGAAATAG
- the atpA gene encoding F0F1 ATP synthase subunit alpha: MQIKAEEISSIIKEKIKGFDKQVDVKETGSVIQVGDGIAKVYGLDGAMAGEMLEFPGGLYGIALNLEEDNVGAVLMGDDVGVKEGDPVKRTGRIAEVPVGEALIGRVVNAIGQPIDGKGPINSTLSSRIEVVAPGVNTRQSVREPLQTGIKAIDAMIPIGRGQRELIIGDRQTGKTAIAVDTIINQKGLNVFCIYVAIGQKRSTVARVVKTLEENHAMEYTIVVAATASDAAPMQYLAPFSGAAIGEYFRDNGKHALIVYDDLSKHAVAYRQLSLLLRRPPGREAYPGDVFYLHSRLLERAAKLSDKLGGGSLTALPIIETQAGDVSAYIPTNVISITDGQIYLGSDLFYSGIRPAINVGLSVSRVGGSAQIKTMKQVAGTLRLDLAQYREMAAFSQFGSELDKATQMQLARGVRMVELLKQGQYKPMPVADQVLSIYAGVNGYLDDVAVDKVQQFEADLLHYVQQNHAELKKEIASIGKIDDKVGARLKEIISTFKQKMGYGAK, translated from the coding sequence ATGCAGATCAAGGCAGAAGAAATCAGTTCGATCATCAAAGAAAAAATCAAAGGCTTCGACAAACAGGTCGACGTCAAAGAAACCGGCTCAGTCATCCAAGTCGGAGACGGAATCGCCAAGGTCTACGGTCTCGACGGTGCGATGGCCGGAGAAATGCTCGAATTCCCAGGCGGCCTCTACGGCATTGCGCTCAACCTTGAAGAGGATAACGTCGGCGCCGTGCTGATGGGCGATGATGTCGGCGTGAAGGAAGGCGATCCGGTCAAGCGGACTGGACGTATTGCCGAGGTTCCAGTCGGTGAAGCCTTGATCGGTCGTGTGGTCAACGCGATTGGCCAGCCTATCGACGGAAAAGGTCCAATCAACTCGACGCTGTCGTCCCGTATCGAAGTGGTCGCCCCCGGCGTGAATACACGTCAGTCCGTGCGCGAGCCCTTGCAGACCGGCATCAAGGCCATCGACGCCATGATCCCCATCGGCCGTGGGCAGCGTGAATTGATCATCGGCGACCGGCAAACCGGCAAAACCGCCATTGCCGTCGATACGATCATCAATCAAAAGGGCCTCAACGTATTTTGTATCTATGTCGCCATCGGACAGAAGCGCTCCACCGTGGCACGCGTCGTCAAGACGCTCGAAGAAAACCACGCAATGGAATACACCATCGTCGTGGCAGCCACCGCGAGCGACGCAGCACCGATGCAGTACCTGGCGCCGTTCTCGGGAGCAGCCATCGGAGAATATTTCCGAGATAACGGTAAGCATGCTTTGATCGTCTACGACGACCTCTCTAAACATGCTGTCGCCTATCGTCAGTTATCCCTGTTGCTCCGTCGGCCGCCAGGACGCGAAGCCTATCCTGGCGACGTGTTCTATCTCCACTCCCGACTCTTGGAGCGCGCAGCCAAGCTCAGCGATAAACTCGGAGGGGGCAGCCTCACGGCCTTGCCCATTATTGAAACACAAGCCGGTGACGTGTCCGCGTACATTCCAACCAACGTCATCTCGATCACCGACGGCCAGATCTATCTTGGAAGCGATCTGTTCTATTCCGGTATTCGTCCGGCCATTAACGTCGGTCTGTCGGTCTCCCGCGTCGGAGGTTCGGCCCAAATCAAGACCATGAAGCAGGTGGCCGGTACCCTTCGGCTCGACCTGGCTCAGTACCGAGAAATGGCCGCCTTCTCTCAGTTCGGCAGCGAACTCGACAAAGCGACCCAGATGCAGCTCGCGCGCGGTGTGCGTATGGTCGAATTGCTGAAGCAGGGACAATACAAGCCCATGCCCGTTGCCGACCAGGTGCTCTCCATCTATGCCGGCGTCAACGGATATTTGGACGATGTCGCGGTCGACAAGGTCCAGCAATTCGAAGCTGACCTCCTGCACTATGTGCAGCAGAATCATGCGGAGCTGAAAAAGGAAATTGCGAGCATCGGGAAAATCGACGATAAAGTTGGCGCCAGACTGAAAGAGATTATCTCGACCTTTAAACAGAAGATGGGATACGGCGCTAAGTAG
- the atpH gene encoding ATP synthase F1 subunit delta, with protein MQTHEGFPFVKKKNERISIVIKTAVARRYAQALFELLDASTIESTRAALTGLGEAIKDSVSLRHVVASPTFGAEEKIAVLAELGARLGCPPVGKTFLAQLVKKNRVGFLPEIAEAFAKLADASKGTQQITVSSTAALPPAEQDRISTRLREMLKRQVDVTFHTDARHLAGVQIQLGSTVVDSTVRGRLQAMQSLLTKE; from the coding sequence GTGCAGACGCACGAAGGCTTTCCTTTTGTCAAAAAGAAGAACGAACGGATCAGCATAGTGATCAAGACAGCAGTTGCCCGACGTTATGCACAGGCACTCTTCGAGCTCCTAGACGCATCCACCATTGAGTCCACCCGCGCAGCCTTAACGGGATTAGGTGAGGCGATCAAAGACTCCGTCTCGCTGCGCCATGTCGTGGCCTCGCCAACGTTTGGTGCCGAAGAAAAAATCGCCGTCCTCGCAGAGCTCGGCGCACGCCTCGGATGCCCTCCAGTCGGAAAAACATTTCTCGCACAGCTCGTAAAAAAGAATCGTGTCGGCTTTCTTCCGGAAATCGCTGAGGCCTTTGCGAAACTAGCTGATGCGTCAAAAGGCACCCAACAAATTACCGTGTCTTCGACGGCGGCGTTGCCCCCAGCCGAACAAGATCGAATCAGCACTCGCCTGCGCGAGATGCTCAAACGTCAGGTTGACGTGACCTTTCACACGGATGCCCGCCATCTCGCCGGCGTTCAGATTCAACTCGGCAGCACGGTGGTCGATAGCACCGTCCGTGGGCGGTTACAAGCGATGCAGAGTTTGTTGACTAAGGAGTAG
- the mnmA gene encoding tRNA 2-thiouridine(34) synthase MnmA codes for MTRPTVLLGMSGGVDSSVAAALLVRQGYDVHGVTLQVWEHEDDTVAASKKWEERGCCKIGIARYVAQTLKIPHEVVDTKQAFRTGVIDDFLAGYLDGTTPNPCVRCNERVKLRGLIELADARGINYVATGHYVRIGESEGLPTLQRAADLKKDQSYFLYRLRQSWLSRLLFPVGAMQKSEVWQEAEALGLPADELKESQEICFVSHGDYRTFIEKEAPKAKKSGSFVDDTGQYLGDHEGIAFYTPGQRRGLGIATGRRLYVQQVQPATNTVVLGTEESLRRSQCNIGDLNLFDPSLLTGTTEVEVKVRYATPAGTATVQSLSEGTIQIDFHEPQRALSPGQSAVFYRNDRVLGGGIIQSV; via the coding sequence ATGACTCGCCCTACAGTTCTCCTTGGCATGAGCGGTGGAGTGGACAGCTCCGTGGCGGCAGCGCTTCTGGTTCGCCAGGGCTACGATGTCCATGGCGTTACACTCCAGGTCTGGGAACATGAAGATGACACCGTCGCGGCTTCCAAGAAATGGGAAGAGCGTGGATGCTGTAAGATCGGCATTGCCCGATACGTCGCGCAGACATTGAAAATTCCACATGAAGTGGTCGACACCAAGCAAGCCTTTCGCACTGGGGTGATCGACGACTTTCTGGCAGGCTATCTCGACGGTACCACCCCAAATCCCTGTGTCCGTTGCAATGAGCGAGTCAAACTGAGGGGACTCATCGAACTTGCCGACGCACGCGGGATCAACTATGTCGCCACCGGCCACTATGTCCGCATTGGCGAGTCCGAAGGACTACCAACACTTCAGCGAGCGGCCGACCTCAAAAAAGATCAAAGCTATTTCCTCTATCGACTACGCCAATCATGGCTCTCACGCCTTCTTTTTCCCGTAGGAGCCATGCAAAAATCTGAGGTCTGGCAGGAGGCAGAGGCCCTGGGCCTTCCTGCGGATGAATTGAAAGAAAGTCAGGAAATCTGCTTTGTCAGTCACGGCGATTATCGAACCTTCATTGAGAAGGAAGCCCCGAAGGCGAAGAAGTCAGGATCATTCGTCGATGACACAGGTCAGTACTTAGGAGATCACGAAGGGATCGCGTTCTATACCCCAGGCCAACGACGAGGCCTCGGGATCGCGACCGGCCGCAGACTCTATGTCCAACAAGTACAGCCTGCCACGAATACAGTCGTCCTTGGGACGGAAGAGTCTTTGCGTCGCAGCCAATGTAATATCGGAGATTTGAACCTCTTCGATCCGTCATTACTCACAGGCACCACAGAGGTAGAGGTGAAGGTGCGGTATGCCACTCCTGCCGGAACCGCAACCGTCCAGTCACTATCGGAAGGCACCATTCAAATAGATTTCCATGAGCCCCAGCGGGCATTGAGCCCGGGGCAGTCTGCCGTGTTCTATCGAAACGATCGAGTCCTCGGCGGCGGAATCATCCAATCGGTCTAG